TCACAGCTGTAACTAAAGTAGAAGGTTGTTCCACAGAGGAGCGATCCTTTACCAAGTcaaattttgcagtttttttacattaattttcagagctgttgctcttttttctttcacctatatgttgtaatgtaatgtatgttatAACCTACATTAAGTAAATCTAGATGGAAAAATTATGAGTTTTTGTGCTGTCATTTCAGGATATGAAACAACAATATGTGAAGGCTTTGACAGGGGGTGATTCTCTTCTATACATACTTTACATCTCATCTTCTCACCAACTGTAAAGTCAGCCTCGACGTCCATGGGCGGTGGACCGGCAGGTGGGGGCTCAGAGTAAGGCTCACTAGGCGTTCCTACAGGAACATCTATGATGGGGTTGAGCTTCTCGTGGCAATATGGCTGACCGGGCGACTTAAAACACGCATCCGAGGAGGTGTCTTCCCAGTTGTTGAGTAAACTGGCCAATTCATCTGTATCCAAGTCGTCGCTGTAGTTACTGACGTGGTCTGTGAAATAAACACGGGAGCTCTTCATCAAGTATGTGAAAAGTATTTATGAAGTATGTTTTTATCATGTGAGAAACCTTTAAGTTGGCATTCAAAGAGCGAAAGGCAAAGCGAAAAGATGACAGTGTTTCCTTTAACAGTAAAAGGACAAGAATCAAAATCTAAACTATTTCTTGTACCTTCTGGAGCAAGCGTTTCttgtccctctgtctctttctccaccACTTTCTCCTTCGGTCTCTCTTGTTTGTCGTCTTTATCGTGCTCCGCCACCATCTCAGCCATAAGGATGAGCTCAGCTTCGAATGGATCAGACGGGATCTTTTCCTTGATCTCCTGGATGGTCTCCACAATGCGTTCAGCACTGTCCATTGTGACAGGAAGGAACATGGGCACAGGCAACTGTGGAAGACAGAGTTAAAAGGTAACCACCCATTAGCAGTCTCTTGAAGAGACACCTGTAGGTGTTCAGGCTTATCTCCAGGCTCAGTGGGGGCTGCAGTGCTTAACGTACTGGTAGAGGAAGACCCACAGGTGTGGGGGTGCACTGGCTGTACATGTTCATGGGTACAGGAACATAAATTGGTACTGGAACGGGCAGGACCATAATTTTAGGAAAGGCATCATCTATattagaggaaaaaaacaattagaggTTTTACAAGTGAATACAATTTTAACAGCAATGCTGTTAATTACATGATATCAGCCCATACAATTTAATAGCAAGTGCACTGGATGAATTAAATAAGGCAAaggatttttgtttgtcacataATGAAATGTTCAAATCAATATTGTCAATACCTATTAATATGGAAAACCAATTTTATAATTTCCTGtagaaatattataaataaaaaaaaaatgcaactgtGTGAGAACAACTGTTGAGCTGTGATTCCTTGTCCGTGCAGTTTGACAGATGAGTGTAGAGCAATGTTGTCTTTTACCCGTCTGTGCCTCGACATCAGCTGTCTGTGTTTTGCAGGAGACCCCTTTGTTCTGGACCAGGGGTCTGCAGAGCAAGGCCTTGTTCTTCAGGATTTTAGGGCCAGATGGAGGATGcagttttactgtttctgtctgtataCTGGCCTGGAGCACAAATaaatgatgaggaaaaaaatgtaaagtaccATAAATTACCATTATGAAAACACCAAAATGTccccatttatttctttatatttccttttaaaattacttttaggcatttatatacattcataaaatatatttaacaaacaaacattaacttACATTTCCGGTGTTCTTTGATTGAAAgttagagactgtgtctgtggaGACAATGGCCAACTATGAATCAACAATGGCTATAAGTTTGAGAaacaatattatataaataagtgAGGTATACTTTGTTGCGTAGATTTGTCGGAAACGTTAGACTTCCCCGTTGAAGGGCTGGCAAGTGAGATGACACTGGCGATGACAGGTGTGGCCTCCCCTGTCGCTGTAATAGAGAGGAGATATAGGGGAGTCAGTTGAAGCCGTGTATTAATGGAGCATCTCAGAAACATAAACGGGTTCTGAATAAAACTTCTTAGAGTGGCATATTTTTGATCTTTTGTTTAAGCTCAGAAGTAAAATCCCTTGCTAACTTTAGTAGTTAGTCCAATCTCTGCTGATATTTAGGATACTCGTTGTTCTGGGCGGCTGCTACCTGAAAAATCTTTGAAGACCTCGCCTTGTGACGACACCTTATCACTGCAGAACTGTAGCAGACAGTTCAGATCACAGAAGTGTTTGACCTCCCCCAGCATGGGCAGACTTTGCTTCAGTTTCCCTTTGCGCCCACAGGTGTCACACTTGGCAACCTTAGGAAAGACGGTAAGTACGTGTTTCCATTAGAGTGatcagaattatcacctttacTTTATGAATTTAATTAGCAACTGAGGCTTACGTACATGGCAAAAGAGCATGGTGTATTTGGAGCGACACTCCTCAGAGCAGAAATCCTCCGTTGAGCCTCCATACTGAGCTGTCACCAGCTTCTTTGAGACACAGTGGCAGTAGACGCAGGAGTGACAGTGTTTCCCCCAGTTTTTAGTCAGGTCGTGTCTGAAGAGGAGCTTACAACCTGGAAAGAGCAAGTGGACAAGTTTTAAGTGAACTTCCTTTATTATTAATACCCACAATGCTTCAGAAATTGTTATTTCTGACATTATGCATTTCCCTTTGTCTTCTTACCATCACTGCAGAAGTAGCAGTCTTTGTTGTTAATTCTCTTGGTGTCTCTGGTGATCTTTTCAATCTTACAGTATTCACACAGGCTCGTCACGTAGTTGGCCTTTTTGAACTCATGAGAGCAGTCCACACTACACACAAAAACCATCTTGTCCTGCAAACAAAGAATTGAAAAAGGGCCCCCTTCTGTCAATTAGTTATGATAAAAGCTAAGCCAATGGCCTATAGAAGAATTCCTTAGAAGAATGTGAatactttgatgtttttactttttaatttaaattaaaacatgtaattaaaaGTTATCGCGAGTCCCAAGCCAGCAGGCCAGGCAGTGTACAATCAAGGTCATCTAGTTCCTAGATTCTAGGAGATCATCTCTGACCCGTCATcgacttatttattattatagctTTAATGATTTctagttctttttttattttgatcacaATGTCTGTGTTGCCTTATGTGTTTGACTGGTAGTATTTTTCTCGGTTTTTGCTGGTTTAGCCAACACCGAGACccattttttgtacttttgcatACTTGAACAATAAAACAGATTGAAAAGGTAAAAATCACCTTTATCTGGATGAGCTCAGGTTTGAAAGTTATGCTGCGGGCACACTGGGAACACTTCAGTTTCGGCAGACCTTTGGAGACATCTTGTTGAGGTGTGGTAGGAGTGGCCTGGATTTGGGCAGATCCTATTGGCAACTTGGTAAAAACATTCACCTGCTTCTGCGACTTCTTAAACTTTTCCTACAGAAAAGAGCAGCACCACAGGAAGCTTGAGAGAAAAATCACTGCAACAAAAGGCAGATTTTCCAACAGTACTTGTCGTTTCACCATAAAATGTATGGTAATTAGTGTAACTAATTATGTAACAAGTCAATTTAATTTCAGCTGTTACTCCCACCTGAcctgattttaaaaagcattagttgcacatttatcattttaaagcTTGACTGCTAATAGAACTGTATTTTTGAGTGTGCTGATTAAATTGTCTTTATTACCTGAAAAGCCATGACACATGGCAGCGTGCAGAAGTTCCTGATGGATGTGTCCGACATGGCTAGGTGGTAGGCCGGTACAGTGTTTTTGCCACAATTATCACAATTCAATCGCGCACCTTTAATAAAAGAAAGTCGTACAACTGGAGAAACATGGCCAGGAGCGGAATATTGAATATCAACAATATCAGCACCAGTTTACTACTGAAGACTTGCTACGAGTACCTGATGCACTGACAGTCTGAACCATGAAAgccatcacacagctgctgctacaGAATAAGTTCACGGAGTCATCGTTGTTTTTGTTGTCGACCATCTCCGCGAGCAAACGGGTGGTGCGACACATTGTACAGGGCTGAGTTATTTTCGTTTTCTGtagggaaataaaagaaatcgaCAGAAGGATGAGAGCTACATAGCAACGACAGATCTACCCTTCTCCAGTCTGGCCTACAGTTCCTAAAAGTACAGGAAATCATGTTTTTTGGTAGggaattggattttttttttatacctctTTAAACTTGGCCAAACACTCCGTATTGCACACAGTTTTGCTGCTGTCTTCCAGCTTCAGCATGAGCGGCTTATTGTTGCAATAGGAGCCACAGTTCGCACAGCCAGCCATTGACAGGTTGTTCACAGTGCGAAATCGTTGGAAGCAGGCATCACTGCAGAGCTTGTGGACAGCGCCGCTGAGAATCACTTCATGTTTGCTCTGAAGCAAATATGGAAAAGGAACAGTTTACCAAGGCCGGGATATAAATAACTGtatcttttgcttttgtattgtGAGAATATATAAACAATTTCATAGGACAAATCTGAGTGTAACAAGAGTAACTCACTCTCTGGTAAACGTGACCAAAACACTGGCTTCCTTTAGCTCAAATACTGGTGCAATTGATTCAAAGAATAATCTTTATAAAAATCCACgatttaggttttatttctaTTAGTGGATTACTGTTGTTTATAGCTGCATTTATAATTGTATGGAAGGTAGGAAGGAAAATGTGTACTTTAATCTCTAGATTCAAGTTGGCGTTTTGATTAgttaatcaacaaaaaaaaaaaaataaatcaataactttttaaatcaataattttCATAATCATTAGACAGGTAAAGGCCAAACATTCTGTCCCTGTCATCCCTGTTTCCAGCTTGTCATGTGCAAGTATTTGTCTGcatttctctttcatttatCTTTAAACTCAATATCTTTAAATTTTGGACTATTGGTCCGAGAAAACAAGAGATGTAATCTTAAAACTCTGGGAAATTACAAAATTATGATGAGAATTAGTTTGTGACGTATTAAAAAATGGTGAAGAATCAACAGAAAGAAATAGCCGGCAgattaacaaaaacaagactCGCTGCCAGCCATTGTCGGACTTACAATGCAGTATCTTGTGCACATGCTGCAGAGAGACTGTGGTGTTATTGGCTGTGGTGTTTTTTTGGTCCCTATGGTTTTTCTTAAGTTGAAAGCGTTTTTCTTGTAGTTGAAAGATGTCAAACAGTTCTGGCTGCAGAATTCTTTCATGGTTCCTTTACCATCTGGAGCCAGGATGACGTCCTGAGGACGAAAGATCaccctgaggaaaaaaaattaaataattaaatctttAATCAACGCATTGAAGCCTATGTACAGAAAGTAACTACAGTTAGTAGTAGTATCCCAAAGtagttaaaacagaaaaataacagaaagcTCTTGCTATGTTTACATTACAGATCCTCTACTGCACCAATTCAAGAGTATCACTTATACAGTTTCCACAGGTGAAAACTGTATTACCgtataatatttccatttttgtcatttttgatgATTATGAAATGTAGTAGCACAACTATAGGATTCTCTTTTGTGCAGGTATACAATGTTCAATATTTTACTGCTCATGAAAACACGTGCACAGATCTCTGCAAAATCTTTATAGCATCGTTAATGGTAAATCAAACCTGATTCTGACATTGCTTTTATAATAATAGGTACCACAGAGGGTTAATGTCCAATTCCAATTTTTCAGCAAGATCTTATTATATTAATGTTTGTGACATGTATCCTGCTCCAACGTGAAAACCATCGAGGTCCTAATTAGccacaaatgtgcaaatgtatgtgAAATGTGCAGCAAATGTACACAAGAGTAAGACATATTAAACAGAGCGTTTCTTAAAAACCAAGTAACCAACACTAACTTCTGGCAGTTGTGGCAGATCTTTGTGACTCCTCTGACTGTGGGAAGGGATATGGTGAGGCAGCTGGTGGAGCAGAACAGTGCCGGGGAGCCCTTCCTCTGGAAAGCTGTCTGTCCTTTCATCAGGCTCTTCTTGCAGTGGGAACAGGACATGTGCCCAGACAAAGGGTTGAGGATGGGCATCAGTTGTGTTTCAGCACCTGAAGTCACGGAGAAGACTGATCCAATCCTCAAGTCATCCTGTCAACAAGACAGCAGTGAGGGATCATAGAAGGTCCAGTGATTCTGGATCCAGCCAATCATGACTCAATGTCTGATAAAAGACGACAGCTTATTCTGAATTTTACATGTCTGTACAGTTATTAAGGTAGaattattaagtcatttataCCACAGACTGTGAGGTGAACAGCAGAAATATCTGCATGTATTGTGCATCACTGAGCAGtgcaacacacagcagcagaagttGAAGGGGGTTCACTCTTCTAGATTTCTTCTGTGTCAGTGACCGAGTGGACAGGTTAATGATTGAGAGGGCTGCATTTTTTGGTCTGAACACAGTTGTAGTTCGTGTTGTAAATATGAGGTGGCTCACATGAGACGTTTTGTATGATTCCTGGCAAGTAAATAACAAGCAACAAGTAAAACGTCTATAAATTAGTGTGAAAAGAGGTGCGCGCCACCTTTGTGGTATTGGGCTCATCCTTCACACTTGCTGTAGATGTAGAGGATATCAGAGCCTGTTCGTACTCATCATCTATAGGCTCATCTTTCACCTTGACCAAAGGTGGTGAAGGAGACGACTTGACTGGCTGTGATCCTTCCTGCGATTTCTCCTAcaacaagagaaaacacaaaagttttACTTCTGTCTGGATTACTATAAAGAGCTTATTAGTAGTATTTACTCTCATCTTTTAAGTACCGGTAGAATATACAGGTGTATTTACACTACGATCCCTTAACACATTCcctgcactcaggtgatctctCTTTAACAACCCGTGTGACTTTAGAAACCAATTAGCTGCACCAGTTATGGATTTGGCTGAATACTTATGAATACTTATGAATACTTATGCAAGCAATTATTTCcagttatatttttaattaattttgattaatttgtggagatgcattttcattttgagtCTTTTTGTGTCAAACAAGCCGtgcagtgcatttacatggattTAAGTAATCAGTTGAATAAAAGACTAAATGAGGAAGTGATCGTTAGAGTAGCAATGCATTTCCCAACAGAAAATCTAACACAAAGTGCTTAGTACAAGTCTGTTTCCATCACTgctggtgctttttttttttttaattcaggctGTTCACAACAGTGTCCCCCCACCCTGTCTTTCCCCTCCGTGCAATTTCactctgcagcaacacaaatacagcaaaaaagaaacaaagaaaagaaaaaaaaagtcagggagCATCTGTCATTGCACAGTAAGAATTTTGTGatccaggcttccaaaataagaaatcagattactctgctgctgcatgagCAGATTTACAGTAAGCTGGTTGTAAACTGTCGTAAACCCTTTTCCTCAATTAccggagaaagctgatttctataagtaaccaggttactaaAGTGCAAGTAAACACAATATTGttttcaattacattttaaagcaggTTTTCTTACTTACAGTGTCTAATCTTGGAATTGATAACTTCACCACCTTCATCCCATTCATTACGGTCGCTGGTGATGAGCTGTCTCGTCCTACACAACATAAGCAACGTGTTAATTGTGGGGAAGTAAACACCTGATGGAGAAGATAAATAAGTCAATGAtagcaacaacaacatacaaacGTTTGGATGAAATCGCATGGTCTCTGATTTAACAGCTAATAATTTTCCATGTTTATTTTCTGAGGCATTTACTTTTAGTTTGAAGATATGAGTAATTATTAAGCCTACAATGCTTCAGAGATGCCAGTTCTGAATTGTAGTGTAGTAGATGAAATAGTACAATGGAAGCTACAACAGTTCATGATCACAACACAAAGTTTGGTATTAACCAAGCAGCACAAATCTCCACATGTTGGGAGGTTTCTCTGTTTTTACCCAATTTATTTAGGGAACTATTCTAAAACCCAAACTTGATAGCAACGGTACAGCAACAACTGGGATGAAAATGTCATTTCCATCACATACTTGTTGACAGTTAGACTCCTTGAGAACTTCCTCCTCCTTGAGATGTTAGTTAGGAAACCATCAAACACTGTATAACAGGTTTGTGTGTCTGGCCATTTTCTCTAACTTTTTGAAAATCAGACATCTAGTACCAGTTTGTGACgtgtaacactttaaatgtcttCCTGTAGAGACTCCCTGAAAACATGTACCGTTAGCcccatttttaatcttttctgaAAAGGTCATGAGCGCCGTTATTTCGAGGGGACTCACCTGTGCTGGCCGTGGCTTCGGACGATGGGGACGAGCTAGACTGCATTAAATctaaggacactttaacatctTTGACTTGATCTTCAAATGTGGGCGGTGGCAATACAGGGGGTTTCACATCAGTTTCCTCCTCAACAGAGTTGCTATCCTCTGCCACTGAGGCTGTGaggggaaataaaaacacagaaataaatgaatatgaatgaagagaaaccaggtttctctgGTATCCACGGAACACGTTTACATGCAACTAATTAACCTGGTTACTGTAAATCAGTGTGTACAGTAGATAACGAATCAGACTTCTACTTTATATCTGACTTGAAAACAGAATACAATTCTTCCTggtttacactgtgtgtgtaacAGCTGACTTTAGTGTCTTTAACATGACTGGtgaaagacataaataaataaattaataataatttaaaaaataataaataaaaaaacgttAGAGGAAGAGGCCCAGACCACATTAAATAAACGTCTGAAGGTGACACTGTTAAACACATGCGGGCAACTTCGTGTTAGTTACAGTCTGACTTTAGACAGAGcttctgctctctgtctcctttcattcagcttttCACTTCTGCTGgcttttttctgcagcttttttcaTGCGTATGTGGTCGCGTACAAAAGCCAGTTAGAAACATGattatacatggcagagaactCTGCTTTCTCCAGGAGGAGTCTACCTGTGGAAATCAGGTTTAATCCCCTATCCCAATTATAAAATCCAGGTAAATGataattaataaatcaaattactcAACAAAGACAAATGCCGCCTTGTCATTTCCACAGGGCATGTAAGTGTATGCAACCAATGGAAGCATGTTAAAAGATGCCCTGGCTGAAAACAGATACAAACCTTCCTTGAACAGTGGTTCAGAAGCCTGATAAAGATCTAAAAAGTGTGAGTGTTAAGATATGTAGTGGTTGAAAATGTAAGGCCTACACACGAAAATATATTTATCACAAGAAAGAGTTTCCTGTTTATTATAATGTAGAAAAAGATCCTCTTTCCTAAAATGAACATCGCCTTTTCTTTGCATTAAACTACTGattgaaaatgtttcactgcATCATAAATAATTGAGAAAGCTTGAGAAGAAGGTTTGATTAACTGTACCTGTATTTGAAATTGCAGGTGAGCGGCTGCTTTCCGCATCTAAGCTATTACATTCTTCCTCTTTCATGTGAGCTTCTTGTTCTATCTGATCCACCGTGCCAATATCCATCATCTCATCGAGGTCGTCCGCTGTGGAAATCTTTAGTTTATTAGAGCCACAAGACTCctgttcctcctcctgctgctgtttagCATTGTCCTCTTTAGTGTCAAAATCCAGGTCCATCTTTTCCTCAGTGCTTACCTCCTTGTGATCGAAAGGTGAGTCCTTCTCTGTATCCTCACTTATATCCGGTCGTGCAGGACTATGATC
The nucleotide sequence above comes from Channa argus isolate prfri chromosome 1, Channa argus male v1.0, whole genome shotgun sequence. Encoded proteins:
- the LOC137104113 gene encoding zinc finger MYM-type protein 4-like isoform X5, with the protein product MQLKMGRSRHCSEEQRTLIKKLIGEGKKYKEVQKIIGCSAKMISNALKWRATPERRGRKRKTSIKMDRRISRMAKAQPMISSRMIKDSLELTETLERDAEPMEAAVKAEASADVGDQEIVGGSTPVLSGSPLNGDEDKCVVAKEEMECKEAKHAEPKAAVVTSPPSASPQIPSPLESSCTGEKSSTVLIRACEPDKTSESEKDSTEVETEEEFELKKDNVIATDRGLDHSPARPDISEDTEKDSPFDHKEVSTEEKMDLDFDTKEDNAKQQQEEEQESCGSNKLKISTADDLDEMMDIGTVDQIEQEAHMKEEECNSLDAESSRSPAISNTASVAEDSNSVEEETDVKPPVLPPPTFEDQVKDVKVSLDLMQSSSSPSSEATASTGRDSSSPATVMNGMKVVKLSIPRLDTEKSQEGSQPVKSSPSPPLVKVKDEPIDDEYEQALISSTSTASVKDEPNTTKDDLRIGSVFSVTSGAETQLMPILNPLSGHMSCSHCKKSLMKGQTAFQRKGSPALFCSTSCLTISLPTVRGVTKICHNCQKVIFRPQDVILAPDGKGTMKEFCSQNCLTSFNYKKNAFNLRKTIGTKKTPQPITPQSLCSMCTRYCISKHEVILSGAVHKLCSDACFQRFRTVNNLSMAGCANCGSYCNNKPLMLKLEDSSKTVCNTECLAKFKEKTKITQPCTMCRTTRLLAEMVDNKNNDDSVNLFCSSSCVMAFMVQTVSASGARLNCDNCGKNTVPAYHLAMSDTSIRNFCTLPCVMAFQEKFKKSQKQVNVFTKLPIGSAQIQATPTTPQQDVSKGLPKLKCSQCARSITFKPELIQIKDKMVFVCSVDCSHEFKKANYVTSLCEYCKIEKITRDTKRINNKDCYFCSDGCKLLFRHDLTKNWGKHCHSCVYCHCVSKKLVTAQYGGSTEDFCSEECRSKYTMLFCHVAKCDTCGRKGKLKQSLPMLGEVKHFCDLNCLLQFCSDKVSSQGEVFKDFSATGEATPVIASVISLASPSTGKSNVSDKSTQQNTVSNFQSKNTGNASIQTETVKLHPPSGPKILKNKALLCRPLVQNKGVSCKTQTADVEAQTDDAFPKIMVLPVPVPIYVPVPMNMYSQCTPTPVGLPLPLPVPMFLPVTMDSAERIVETIQEIKEKIPSDPFEAELILMAEMVAEHDKDDKQERPKEKVVEKETEGQETLAPEDHVSNYSDDLDTDELASLLNNWEDTSSDACFKSPGQPYCHEKLNPIIDVPVGTPSEPYSEPPPAGPPPMDVEADFTVARPMELKEDLLRCTTAELSYGLCCFITEVKRPNGEPYSPDSLFYLCLGIQQYLFENGRVENIFMDRFYSKFSTEFTNMLRPFKPSVTASGYIHSRVEEEYLWDCKQLGAYSPIVLLNTLLFFCCKYFGFTTVEQHRQLSFAHVMRCTKTNQNNTKTTFLRFYPPISLNEAETDPEVPAKKRKEEENKEDILEMTENTENPLRCPVRLYEFYLSKCSESVKQRTNLFYLHPERCCVPNSPLWFSSTPLDDSTMEAMLIRILTVRELHLRNAKEGSVEMQTADDPPFIPEEEDDGNSE
- the LOC137104113 gene encoding zinc finger MYM-type protein 4-like isoform X1, whose product is MQLKMGRSRHCSEEQRTLIKKLIGEGKKYKEVQKIIGCSAKMISNALKWRATPERRGRKRKTSIKMDRRISRMAKAQPMISSRMIKDSLELTETLERDAEPMEAAVKAEASADVGDQEIVGGSTPVLSGSPLNGDEDKCVVAKEEMECKEAKHAEPKAAVVTSPPSASPQIPSPLESSCTGEKSSTVLIRACEPDKTSESEKDSTEVETEEEFELKKDNVIATDRGLDHSPARPDISEDTEKDSPFDHKEVSTEEKMDLDFDTKEDNAKQQQEEEQESCGSNKLKISTADDLDEMMDIGTVDQIEQEAHMKEEECNSLDAESSRSPAISNTASVAEDSNSVEEETDVKPPVLPPPTFEDQVKDVKVSLDLMQSSSSPSSEATASTGRDSSSPATVMNGMKVVKLSIPRLDTEKSQEGSQPVKSSPSPPLVKVKDEPIDDEYEQALISSTSTASVKDEPNTTKDDLRIGSVFSVTSGAETQLMPILNPLSGHMSCSHCKKSLMKGQTAFQRKGSPALFCSTSCLTISLPTVRGVTKICHNCQKVIFRPQDVILAPDGKGTMKEFCSQNCLTSFNYKKNAFNLRKTIGTKKTPQPITPQSLCSMCTRYCISKHEVILSGAVHKLCSDACFQRFRTVNNLSMAGCANCGSYCNNKPLMLKLEDSSKTVCNTECLAKFKEKTKITQPCTMCRTTRLLAEMVDNKNNDDSVNLFCSSSCVMAFMVQTVSASGARLNCDNCGKNTVPAYHLAMSDTSIRNFCTLPCVMAFQEKFKKSQKQVNVFTKLPIGSAQIQATPTTPQQDVSKGLPKLKCSQCARSITFKPELIQIKDKMVFVCSVDCSHEFKKANYVTSLCEYCKIEKITRDTKRINNKDCYFCSDGCKLLFRHDLTKNWGKHCHSCVYCHCVSKKLVTAQYGGSTEDFCSEECRSKYTMLFCHVAKCDTCGRKGKLKQSLPMLGEVKHFCDLNCLLQFCSDKVSSQGEVFKDFSATGEATPVIASVISLASPSTGKSNVSDKSTQQNTVSNFQSKNTGNASIQTETVKLHPPSGPKILKNKALLCRPLVQNKGVSCKTQTADVEAQTDDAFPKIMVLPVPVPIYVPVPMNMYSQCTPTPVGLPLPLPVPMFLPVTMDSAERIVETIQEIKEKIPSDPFEAELILMAEMVAEHDKDDKQERPKEKVVEKETEGQETLAPEDHVSNYSDDLDTDELASLLNNWEDTSSDACFKSPGQPYCHEKLNPIIDVPVGTPSEPYSEPPPAGPPPMDVEADFTVETLERMARQREQSQKPPSPPPAAPRRRQAHRKAREKRGRKSQRLSKAGEAASQKGSTNKVMAVEIPKLKSDYGVDAWKRWIQWRQTQPNLEKPRFGSRPMELKEDLLRCTTAELSYGLCCFITEVKRPNGEPYSPDSLFYLCLGIQQYLFENGRVENIFMDRFYSKFSTEFTNMLRPFKPSVTASGYIHSRVEEEYLWDCKQLGAYSPIVLLNTLLFFCCKYFGFTTVEQHRQLSFAHVMRCTKTNQNNTKTTFLRFYPPISLNEAETDPEVPAKKRKEEENKEDILEMTENTENPLRCPVRLYEFYLSKCSESVKQRTNLFYLHPERCCVPNSPLWFSSTPLDDSTMEAMLIRILTVRELHLRNAKEGSVEMQTADDPPFIPEEEDDGNSE
- the LOC137104113 gene encoding zinc finger MYM-type protein 4-like isoform X3, with translation MDTIDWPPIKSLLSKWLARATPERRGRKRKTSIKMDRRISRMAKAQPMISSRMIKDSLELTETLERDAEPMEAAVKAEASADVGDQEIVGGSTPVLSGSPLNGDEDKCVVAKEEMECKEAKHAEPKAAVVTSPPSASPQIPSPLESSCTGEKSSTVLIRACEPDKTSESEKDSTEVETEEEFELKKDNVIATDRGLDHSPARPDISEDTEKDSPFDHKEVSTEEKMDLDFDTKEDNAKQQQEEEQESCGSNKLKISTADDLDEMMDIGTVDQIEQEAHMKEEECNSLDAESSRSPAISNTASVAEDSNSVEEETDVKPPVLPPPTFEDQVKDVKVSLDLMQSSSSPSSEATASTGRDSSSPATVMNGMKVVKLSIPRLDTEKSQEGSQPVKSSPSPPLVKVKDEPIDDEYEQALISSTSTASVKDEPNTTKDDLRIGSVFSVTSGAETQLMPILNPLSGHMSCSHCKKSLMKGQTAFQRKGSPALFCSTSCLTISLPTVRGVTKICHNCQKVIFRPQDVILAPDGKGTMKEFCSQNCLTSFNYKKNAFNLRKTIGTKKTPQPITPQSLCSMCTRYCISKHEVILSGAVHKLCSDACFQRFRTVNNLSMAGCANCGSYCNNKPLMLKLEDSSKTVCNTECLAKFKEKTKITQPCTMCRTTRLLAEMVDNKNNDDSVNLFCSSSCVMAFMVQTVSASGARLNCDNCGKNTVPAYHLAMSDTSIRNFCTLPCVMAFQEKFKKSQKQVNVFTKLPIGSAQIQATPTTPQQDVSKGLPKLKCSQCARSITFKPELIQIKDKMVFVCSVDCSHEFKKANYVTSLCEYCKIEKITRDTKRINNKDCYFCSDGCKLLFRHDLTKNWGKHCHSCVYCHCVSKKLVTAQYGGSTEDFCSEECRSKYTMLFCHVAKCDTCGRKGKLKQSLPMLGEVKHFCDLNCLLQFCSDKVSSQGEVFKDFSATGEATPVIASVISLASPSTGKSNVSDKSTQQNTVSNFQSKNTGNASIQTETVKLHPPSGPKILKNKALLCRPLVQNKGVSCKTQTADVEAQTDDAFPKIMVLPVPVPIYVPVPMNMYSQCTPTPVGLPLPLPVPMFLPVTMDSAERIVETIQEIKEKIPSDPFEAELILMAEMVAEHDKDDKQERPKEKVVEKETEGQETLAPEDHVSNYSDDLDTDELASLLNNWEDTSSDACFKSPGQPYCHEKLNPIIDVPVGTPSEPYSEPPPAGPPPMDVEADFTVETLERMARQREQSQKPPSPPPAAPRRRQAHRKAREKRGRKSQRLSKAGEAASQKGSTNKVMAVEIPKLKSDYGVDAWKRWIQWRQTQPNLEKPRFGSRPMELKEDLLRCTTAELSYGLCCFITEVKRPNGEPYSPDSLFYLCLGIQQYLFENGRVENIFMDRFYSKFSTEFTNMLRPFKPSVTASGYIHSRVEEEYLWDCKQLGAYSPIVLLNTLLFFCCKYFGFTTVEQHRQLSFAHVMRCTKTNQNNTKTTFLRFYPPISLNEAETDPEVPAKKRKEEENKEDILEMTENTENPLRCPVRLYEFYLSKCSESVKQRTNLFYLHPERCCVPNSPLWFSSTPLDDSTMEAMLIRILTVRELHLRNAKEGSVEMQTADDPPFIPEEEDDGNSE